Part of the Plectropomus leopardus isolate mb unplaced genomic scaffold, YSFRI_Pleo_2.0 unplaced_scaffold14360, whole genome shotgun sequence genome is shown below.
CAAGGTGAGAGACATTTTATCCTTGTGCTCAAGTTGTTGCGATGCTGGATTAGACATGgacttatgtctttttttcaatctCTGTAGATGAATTGGTTCAAGGGATGGAAGATCGAGCGCAAGGAAGGCAATGCTTCTGGCACCACCCTGCTGGAGGCTCTGGATGCCATCCTGCCTCCCGCCCGCCCCACCGACAAGCCCCTCCGTCTGCCCCTGCAGGATGTCTACAAAATTGGAGGTACAAACTAATGATTTTGTGTTAGAAGACAATTACataaatacaactttaaatgtatCTTGAGTTCTTACACCAATTATTTTTCTCAGGTATTGGAACTGTCCCCGTCGGCCGTGTTGAGACCGGTGTCCTGAAGCCCGGTATGGTCGTCACCTTTGCTCCCCCTGCCCTGACCACTGAGGTGAAGTCTGTGGAGATGCACCACGAATCTCTGCCTGAGGCTGTCCCTGGTGACAATGTCGGTTTCAACATCAAGAACGTGTCAGTCAAGGAAATCCGTCGTGGATACGTGGCTGGCGACAGCAAGAACGACCCACCCAAGGGAGCTGACAACTTCAATGCTCAGGTTTGTATTTTATAAAAGAGTGAATTAAGTTGTTTCTAGTCTTGGTCAAGTTGTAATTCGGCTCTAATTAAAAATGCACCCACAGGTCATCATCCTGAACCACCCTGGCCAGATTAACGCTGGTTACGCCCCTGTGCTGGATTGCCACACCGCTCACATTGCCTGCAAGTTCACCGAACTGATCGAGAAAATTGACCGTCGTTCTGGCAAGAAGCTTGAGGACGCTCCCAAGTTTGTCAAGTCTGGAGACGCCGCCATTGTCAAACTGGTCCCACAGAAGCCCATGGTTGTGGAGCCCTTCTCCAACTACCCTCCCCTCGGTATGTATTTCGAAGCCTGCTGTATAAAGTAAATGCAGAAATGATTAAGGCAGTATAATCAGAGCTCATACGTGCTCAGATGTAGTTACTGATTACCCACTGGTCTATTCCAGGTCGTTTTGCTGTGCGTGACATGAGGCAGACAGTGGCCGTCGGTGTCATCAAGGCTGTTGAGACCAAGGAAGTCTCTGGAAAGACAACCAAGGCTGCAGAGAAGGCTGCCAAGAAGAAATGAATGGTCGTGCAGGACATCCAGCAAAAAGACGTGTGCCGGCAGCAGCGGGCCACTTCTCCCCATCTCTCTTGCCCTCACCCTGGATCATCTTCTCTGTGGCAGAGCTCTCTACTCAAGGACTGGCTTATGCTGATTAAAACCCATCGCAAAAGTTTTCGCAGGAAAAAAGAACTCTGTGGCATTGTCACTTACCTGAATCACATGACGGTGCCTCTTCTCAGTTAAGTTTAAGTTGGAAATGTTGATGTTAAAAATGCCACAAATTTAATTGGAAAGAAGCT
Proteins encoded:
- the LOC121964184 gene encoding elongation factor 1-alpha — protein: MNWFKGWKIERKEGNASGTTLLEALDAILPPARPTDKPLRLPLQDVYKIGGIGTVPVGRVETGVLKPGMVVTFAPPALTTEVKSVEMHHESLPEAVPGDNVGFNIKNVSVKEIRRGYVAGDSKNDPPKGADNFNAQVIILNHPGQINAGYAPVLDCHTAHIACKFTELIEKIDRRSGKKLEDAPKFVKSGDAAIVKLVPQKPMVVEPFSNYPPLGRFAVRDMRQTVAVGVIKAVETKEVSGKTTKAAEKAAKKK